A stretch of the Mycobacterium shigaense genome encodes the following:
- a CDS encoding methyltransferase family protein produces the protein MNTGIRIAASSVLGTATMAVILFAPARTLNYWQAWVFLAVFTAATLLPSIYLARTNPAALRRRIHAGPRAETRPAQKIIIVASFFSMVATMAFSALDHRFAWSPVPAWVCVLGDALVVVGLGVAQLVIVQNGYAAATITVEAGQTLTTDGLYGFVRHPMYAGDVVMMVGMPLALGSYWGLIFVIPGAVALVLRILDEEELLTSELPGYREYAQRVRYRLLPYAW, from the coding sequence ATGAACACCGGGATCCGCATCGCGGCGTCGTCGGTGCTGGGGACGGCCACCATGGCGGTGATCTTGTTCGCACCCGCCCGAACCCTGAACTATTGGCAGGCTTGGGTTTTCCTCGCCGTGTTCACGGCGGCCACGCTGCTCCCCAGCATTTATCTGGCCCGGACCAACCCCGCCGCGCTGCGGCGACGTATCCACGCCGGGCCGCGCGCGGAGACCCGACCGGCCCAGAAGATCATCATCGTCGCATCGTTTTTCAGCATGGTCGCGACGATGGCGTTCAGCGCGCTCGACCATCGGTTCGCCTGGTCGCCGGTGCCCGCATGGGTTTGCGTCCTCGGCGATGCGCTGGTGGTGGTCGGGCTGGGCGTCGCCCAGCTTGTGATCGTCCAAAACGGTTATGCCGCAGCCACCATCACCGTGGAAGCAGGCCAGACGTTGACCACCGACGGCCTCTACGGATTCGTGCGGCATCCGATGTATGCCGGGGACGTGGTCATGATGGTCGGGATGCCTCTGGCCCTCGGCTCGTACTGGGGGCTGATCTTCGTCATCCCGGGCGCCGTGGCGCTGGTACTGCGCATTCTGGACGAGGAAGAACTGCTCACTTCCGAACTGCCCGGATACCGCGAATACGCGCAACGAGTGCGCTATCGACTGCTGCCGTACGCGTGGTAG
- a CDS encoding ABC transporter ATP-binding protein, whose product MAIDNSTQTAPIEIHGLVKNFGAVRALDGLDLTVRAGEVHGFLGPNGAGKSTTIRILLGLVKADSGSVRLLGGDPWTDSVELHRQIAYVPGDVTLWPSLTGGETIDLLARMRGGVDYRRRVELIERFDLDPHKKTRTYSKGNRQKVSLISAFSSRAGLLLLDEPSSGLDPLMENIFQQCVAEARDRGVTVLLSSHILAETEALCERVTIIRAGKTVESGSLDSMRHLSRTSIKAEMIGDPGDLSQIRGVEDISVDGNTLRAQVDGDSLGELIRVLGDAGVRSLVSQPPTLEELFLRHYDTGRSDTRASA is encoded by the coding sequence ATGGCAATTGACAACTCCACCCAGACCGCGCCCATCGAGATCCACGGCCTGGTCAAGAACTTCGGCGCCGTGCGGGCCCTGGACGGCCTCGACCTGACGGTGCGCGCCGGCGAAGTGCACGGATTCCTGGGCCCGAACGGCGCCGGGAAGTCGACCACGATCCGGATCCTGCTGGGCCTGGTCAAGGCCGACAGCGGGAGCGTCCGACTGCTCGGCGGCGACCCGTGGACGGACTCCGTCGAACTGCACCGCCAGATCGCTTACGTGCCAGGCGACGTCACGCTGTGGCCGTCGCTGACCGGTGGCGAGACCATCGATCTGCTGGCCCGGATGCGCGGCGGCGTCGACTACCGACGCCGTGTGGAGCTGATCGAGCGCTTCGACCTCGACCCGCACAAGAAGACCCGCACTTACTCAAAGGGCAACCGGCAGAAGGTCTCCCTGATCTCCGCCTTCTCCTCGCGGGCTGGGCTGCTGCTGCTGGATGAGCCCAGCAGCGGCCTGGACCCGTTGATGGAGAACATCTTTCAGCAGTGTGTGGCCGAGGCACGCGACCGCGGCGTGACCGTCCTGCTGTCCAGTCACATCCTGGCCGAGACCGAGGCCCTGTGCGAAAGAGTGACCATCATCCGGGCCGGCAAGACGGTCGAAAGCGGGTCGCTGGACTCGATGCGTCACCTCAGCCGCACGTCGATCAAGGCCGAAATGATCGGCGATCCAGGCGATCTCAGCCAGATCAGAGGTGTCGAGGATATCAGCGTCGACGGCAACACGCTGCGCGCCCAGGTCGACGGCGATAGCCTCGGGGAACTCATCCGGGTGCTCGGCGACGCGGGGGTGCGCAGCCTAGTCAGTCAGCCGCCGACACTCGAAGAGCTCTTCCTGCGCCACTACGACACTGGGCGCAGCGACACCAGGGCATCGGCGTGA
- a CDS encoding CocE/NonD family hydrolase — protein MARHKPPALDAPWRRPGALRYAVQRIRGFARPPITVTEAPTDIVIDRDVEVPTRDATVLRINVFRNGDNARPVIVSIHPYRKDNLPAWQGKRSTFSIRYRALRQPTPVTFSALTGWEAPDPAWWVPQGFVVVNADSRGCGHSEGAGKLLSQQEARDTYDLVQWIAEQPWCDGNVVMLGVSYLAMSQYAAAAEQPPALRAICPWEGFTDAYRDLMFPGGVRETGFSRLWSGSLSRATRQTYDLARMQDEHPLRDDFWRSVTPDLSAITVPMLVCGSFSDNNLHSRGSMRAFTRVGSTHTRLYTHRGGKWTTFYSEAARAEQLTFFRAVLDGAPASRSVRLEVREDRDTVTAVREEAEWPLARTHWRPLYLAGSGVLAPEMPTTAGHITFRTRSRAAAFTWTAPADVELTGPMAARLWVELDGIEDANLFVGVEKWRDGEFVEFEGSYGYSRDRVTAGWQRVALRALDPEVSRRWEPVPTCTQPQPVSAGEVVAVDVALGPSATLFRAGEQLRLVVAGRWLSPRNPLTGHFPVSYASSERGRVTLRWGPGHDAQLLVPEIPAQRNG, from the coding sequence GTGGCGCGACACAAGCCGCCCGCCCTGGATGCGCCCTGGCGTCGCCCCGGCGCCCTGCGGTACGCGGTGCAGCGGATTCGCGGTTTCGCCCGCCCGCCCATCACGGTTACCGAGGCGCCGACCGACATCGTCATCGACCGCGACGTCGAAGTGCCAACCCGCGATGCGACGGTATTGCGGATCAACGTCTTTCGAAACGGAGACAACGCCAGGCCCGTCATTGTCAGCATCCATCCCTACCGCAAGGACAATCTGCCGGCTTGGCAGGGCAAGAGGTCGACATTCTCGATCCGCTACCGCGCGTTGCGCCAACCCACACCGGTCACCTTCTCCGCCCTGACCGGGTGGGAGGCCCCCGACCCGGCCTGGTGGGTGCCCCAGGGTTTCGTCGTGGTCAACGCCGACTCGCGCGGCTGCGGCCACTCCGAGGGCGCCGGCAAGCTGCTATCACAGCAGGAGGCGCGGGACACCTACGACCTGGTGCAGTGGATCGCCGAACAGCCCTGGTGTGACGGCAATGTCGTCATGCTCGGCGTGTCCTACCTGGCGATGAGCCAATACGCCGCCGCAGCCGAGCAACCGCCGGCGTTGCGCGCCATCTGCCCGTGGGAAGGGTTCACCGACGCCTACCGCGACCTGATGTTCCCCGGCGGCGTACGCGAGACCGGTTTCTCCCGGCTGTGGTCGGGCAGCCTGAGTCGCGCCACCCGGCAGACCTACGACTTGGCGCGCATGCAGGACGAGCACCCGCTACGCGACGACTTCTGGCGCTCGGTCACTCCCGACCTGTCAGCGATCACCGTGCCCATGCTGGTCTGCGGCAGCTTCTCGGACAACAACCTGCACAGCCGGGGATCGATGCGGGCATTCACCCGGGTCGGGTCCACGCACACCCGGCTGTACACCCACCGCGGCGGCAAGTGGACCACCTTCTACTCCGAGGCCGCCCGGGCCGAGCAGCTGACGTTCTTTCGCGCCGTGCTGGACGGCGCGCCGGCTTCGCGCAGTGTGCGGCTGGAGGTGCGCGAGGACCGCGACACCGTCACGGCCGTGCGCGAGGAAGCCGAGTGGCCGCTGGCCCGCACGCATTGGCGGCCTTTGTATCTCGCCGGTTCCGGAGTCCTGGCGCCCGAGATGCCGACCACCGCGGGCCACATCACCTTCCGAACCCGTTCTCGTGCGGCGGCATTCACGTGGACGGCCCCCGCCGATGTCGAGCTGACCGGACCGATGGCGGCGCGATTGTGGGTCGAGCTCGACGGCATCGAGGACGCGAACCTGTTCGTCGGCGTCGAGAAGTGGCGGGACGGAGAATTCGTCGAATTCGAGGGGTCCTACGGTTACAGCCGCGACCGGGTGACCGCCGGCTGGCAGCGGGTCGCTCTGCGCGCGCTGGACCCCGAAGTGTCGCGACGCTGGGAGCCGGTCCCGACTTGCACGCAGCCGCAGCCGGTGTCCGCCGGCGAGGTGGTGGCCGTCGACGTTGCGCTGGGCCCGTCGGCGACGCTGTTTCGCGCTGGCGAGCAACTGCGGCTCGTGGTCGCCGGGCGCTGGCTGTCCCCGCGCAACCCGCTGACCGGCCACTTTCCCGTGTCCTACGCCAGCTCCGAGCGCGGCCGCGTCACGCTGCGCTGGGGCCCGGGCCACGACGCCCAGCTGCTGGTCCCCGAGATCCCCGCACAGCGGAACGGCTAA
- a CDS encoding ABC transporter permease: MSTATLQRPGTPASHGPHRSSNFAGTIGMLRLYLRRDRVSLPLWVLLLSLPLATVYVGSVDKVYPTQAARAGFAASIMASPAQRALYGQVYNDSLGAVGMWKAGMFHVLIAVAVILTVIRHTRADEEAGRTELMDSTAVGRYASLSAALILSCGAAVATGAIGAAGLLNTSVPARGSLAFGAALAGSGVVFTAVAAVAAQLSPSSRSSRGAAFAALATAFTVRAIGDAGSGGLTWLSPLGWSLKVRPYAGDHWWVLLLHVITAAVLTATAYGLLARRDVGAGLVAERAGPGRAAAALRGVFGLTWRLDRATLLLWTVGLTLFGLLMGSVAHGVSDELGDGAARDIVARMGGTGAVEEAFITVAFTMMGMVAAALATSLTLRLHQEESARRAETALAGAVSRTRWLASHVVSALLGSAVAVLLAGVAGGFVYGMAAGDVPGKLGFVAASAAIQLPAVWLSSAITVGLFGLTSRFTPVTWGVLVGFVSVYLIGSLADFPQWLLDLEPFGNLPRAGSDFTAVPLLWLLAIDAALIVIGVVAFRRRDLRG, translated from the coding sequence ATGAGCACCGCAACACTGCAACGGCCCGGCACCCCGGCAAGCCATGGGCCACACCGCAGTTCGAACTTCGCCGGAACAATCGGAATGCTGCGCCTGTATCTGCGCCGCGACCGCGTGTCACTGCCGCTGTGGGTGCTGCTGCTGTCGCTCCCGCTGGCCACCGTCTACGTCGGCAGCGTGGACAAGGTCTACCCCACCCAGGCCGCCCGCGCCGGGTTCGCCGCCTCCATCATGGCCAGCCCCGCCCAGCGCGCGCTCTACGGGCAGGTCTACAACGACAGCCTGGGGGCGGTCGGCATGTGGAAGGCCGGCATGTTTCACGTGTTGATCGCCGTCGCCGTCATCCTCACGGTGATCCGGCACACCCGAGCCGACGAGGAAGCCGGACGCACCGAGCTGATGGACTCGACGGCGGTCGGACGCTACGCGAGCCTGTCCGCGGCACTCATCCTGTCGTGCGGGGCCGCTGTGGCCACCGGCGCCATCGGCGCGGCGGGATTGCTCAACACCAGCGTCCCCGCCCGCGGATCGCTGGCCTTCGGGGCCGCGTTGGCCGGCTCCGGCGTCGTGTTCACCGCCGTCGCCGCGGTGGCCGCCCAGCTCTCACCCAGCTCGCGCTCGTCGCGCGGCGCCGCGTTCGCCGCCCTGGCAACCGCATTCACGGTGCGCGCCATCGGCGATGCCGGCTCCGGCGGGCTGACCTGGCTCTCGCCGTTGGGGTGGTCCCTGAAGGTCCGGCCGTACGCCGGCGATCACTGGTGGGTGCTGCTGCTGCACGTGATCACCGCGGCCGTCCTCACCGCGACGGCCTACGGACTCCTGGCCCGCCGCGACGTCGGCGCGGGGCTGGTCGCCGAACGCGCCGGCCCCGGCCGCGCGGCCGCGGCGCTGCGCGGCGTCTTCGGGCTGACGTGGCGGTTGGACCGCGCCACCCTGCTGCTGTGGACCGTCGGCCTGACCCTGTTCGGCCTGCTGATGGGCAGCGTGGCGCACGGCGTCAGCGACGAGTTGGGCGACGGCGCGGCGCGTGACATCGTCGCGCGGATGGGCGGCACCGGCGCTGTGGAGGAGGCGTTCATCACGGTCGCCTTCACGATGATGGGCATGGTGGCGGCCGCCTTGGCCACCTCGCTCACCCTGCGGCTGCACCAGGAGGAGTCCGCCCGGCGCGCCGAGACGGCGCTGGCCGGTGCCGTTTCGCGAACCCGTTGGCTGGCAAGCCATGTGGTGAGCGCGCTGCTCGGTTCCGCGGTGGCGGTGCTGCTGGCCGGCGTCGCGGGCGGGTTCGTCTACGGCATGGCGGCCGGCGACGTGCCCGGCAAGCTCGGGTTCGTCGCCGCGAGCGCGGCGATACAATTGCCCGCCGTCTGGCTGTCGTCGGCGATCACCGTCGGATTGTTCGGTCTCACATCGCGATTCACGCCGGTGACATGGGGCGTGCTGGTCGGCTTCGTCTCGGTGTACCTGATCGGTTCCCTGGCGGACTTCCCGCAGTGGCTGCTCGATCTCGAACCGTTCGGGAATCTGCCGCGGGCCGGGAGTGACTTCACGGCCGTGCCGTTGCTGTGGCTGCTGGCCATCGACGCGGCGTTGATCGTTATCGGGGTCGTGGCGTTTCGTCGACGCGACCTGCGTGGTTAG